A single region of the Arthrobacter sp. zg-Y820 genome encodes:
- a CDS encoding CDP-glycerol glycerophosphotransferase family protein has product MKSAGWLKRGVKGLQQLTGPVPRKSATPGKPAPAVWVAPEVEPVPLPDPDPAVLRRWLEGVAAAAAAVQAEASEADARQWYGQRLADLGSQVEYVQHSGQDQFDDLQKFVSGVLQGATGQEILRTLGVHQRVLLSLIAEGRRSDVLLVLADLQDNGRSYPTEGAPRSAGRRVAVPPYLARLSEPVNPGVHSLSAVDWPLSARVTRFVWTDDGLLKIEGWAYLSGMDPADCVLEVGLRHSGSDAAAALAVRRGQDPRIDIAAADRWRSYAGAAFTATVDPRALPGLQPASGGATEWAVQVTLQSGDISVSDVIRVRDSDTLPRRLPVGPLFGERRRIIGLMDGTEGLRLKAVRYSCVAASVEVAGSMVTVGFEGSGGAVPAALFLDVPGEPQVEFRPTDAAGALFAVDLASVCSTVTGAAEKRWTIKAFLPNGRTEPVGWAGAGADLVAVSEPAAALRAECTGYGYLQLSLRPERVTLSRAEMHRDGTTLSLEGHLARIPGCPDPVLPEFLLTTARNEVRPTSTRWLDETGLFRIEFPLIQDKWGHGESALESGHYRVLRVLTGESGGFQTARVPALGQLLGELPAQMPHELMSVELAGEGNEQDLVLRVSAPRAAAERTARNRHLLISEYSRTREESVDFGSVLFETFDGKSCSDSGRAISDVLGDRIPGLQRYWTVADFSVPVPANCAPVLRESPEWFRLLATAGYLVNNNNFPHYFRKRPGQFYIQTWHGTPLKRIGSDTPVTGATASYRALIKREAAAWDMLLSQSGFAADTLESAFGYRGEPAIFGYPRNDALAADTAAGRREESRRLLGIAEDCKVLLYMPTWRDNGSAADPYLDFDAAAEQLGPGYVLLYRGHHKIAGRRKTTGQNRYIDVTTHPEVNDLYLAADLLVTDYSSAMFDFGVTAKPMYFLTPDLARYRDSERGFYFDFEAQAPGPMAACTDELVAAVLAEEANAEPYASRYRDFVRRYAPLDDGAAAIRVVEAVWSGQPTW; this is encoded by the coding sequence GTGAAGAGCGCAGGATGGCTCAAGCGGGGCGTCAAGGGACTGCAGCAGTTGACGGGGCCGGTGCCCCGGAAGTCAGCGACACCCGGGAAGCCTGCACCGGCAGTGTGGGTGGCGCCCGAAGTGGAGCCCGTGCCGCTTCCGGATCCGGATCCCGCGGTGCTGCGCCGCTGGCTGGAGGGGGTGGCGGCTGCCGCTGCCGCCGTGCAGGCTGAAGCTTCGGAAGCTGATGCCCGGCAGTGGTACGGGCAGCGTCTCGCAGACCTGGGATCCCAGGTGGAATACGTCCAGCACAGCGGCCAGGACCAGTTTGATGATCTGCAGAAGTTTGTTTCAGGAGTGCTGCAAGGCGCCACCGGGCAGGAGATTCTTCGGACACTCGGCGTCCATCAGCGGGTCCTGCTTTCGCTGATTGCGGAAGGTCGGCGCAGCGACGTTCTCCTGGTGCTCGCGGATCTGCAGGACAACGGGCGAAGCTATCCCACCGAAGGAGCACCGCGGTCAGCTGGCCGCCGAGTTGCCGTGCCGCCGTATCTGGCGCGGCTAAGCGAACCAGTTAACCCTGGAGTGCACAGTTTGTCCGCGGTTGATTGGCCGCTGTCCGCGCGGGTGACACGCTTCGTCTGGACCGATGACGGCCTCCTCAAAATTGAAGGCTGGGCCTATCTCTCCGGGATGGATCCCGCGGACTGCGTCCTGGAGGTAGGGCTGCGGCACTCCGGTTCAGATGCCGCAGCAGCGCTCGCCGTCCGCAGGGGCCAGGACCCCCGCATCGATATCGCTGCGGCGGACCGTTGGCGGTCCTACGCCGGGGCGGCGTTCACCGCAACGGTTGATCCGCGTGCCTTGCCTGGTCTGCAACCCGCTTCCGGCGGGGCCACTGAATGGGCGGTGCAGGTGACCCTTCAATCCGGGGATATCTCCGTATCCGATGTGATCCGGGTCCGGGACTCGGATACGCTTCCGCGGCGGTTACCGGTCGGGCCGCTCTTCGGTGAGCGCAGGCGCATCATCGGGCTGATGGACGGCACCGAAGGCCTGCGGCTTAAGGCCGTCCGCTACTCGTGCGTGGCAGCCTCCGTCGAGGTAGCGGGAAGCATGGTGACGGTCGGCTTCGAGGGGTCGGGAGGGGCGGTGCCGGCTGCGCTCTTCCTGGACGTCCCGGGCGAGCCGCAGGTGGAGTTCCGCCCCACTGATGCCGCCGGGGCCTTGTTTGCCGTGGATCTGGCGTCCGTCTGCAGCACTGTGACAGGTGCTGCGGAGAAACGCTGGACCATCAAGGCATTTCTGCCCAACGGCAGGACGGAGCCGGTGGGTTGGGCCGGGGCGGGAGCCGATCTTGTCGCGGTGTCAGAACCGGCTGCCGCGCTGCGCGCCGAATGCACCGGCTACGGGTACCTGCAGTTGTCGCTGCGCCCGGAGCGTGTGACGTTGAGCCGGGCCGAGATGCACCGCGACGGCACCACGCTAAGCCTGGAAGGACATCTGGCCCGCATCCCTGGATGCCCGGATCCGGTGCTTCCGGAATTCTTGCTGACGACTGCGCGCAACGAAGTCCGCCCGACCTCCACCCGCTGGCTGGATGAGACGGGCCTTTTCCGCATCGAGTTCCCCCTGATTCAGGACAAATGGGGGCACGGCGAGTCTGCGCTGGAGTCGGGGCACTACCGGGTGCTTCGCGTTTTGACCGGGGAAAGCGGAGGTTTTCAGACGGCCCGGGTGCCCGCCCTCGGACAGCTGCTCGGGGAACTGCCCGCTCAGATGCCGCACGAACTAATGAGCGTGGAACTGGCGGGGGAGGGGAACGAACAGGATCTGGTCCTGCGGGTGTCCGCACCCCGGGCGGCAGCAGAACGGACCGCGCGCAACCGCCACCTGCTGATTTCCGAGTATTCCCGGACCAGGGAGGAGTCCGTGGACTTCGGGAGCGTGCTCTTTGAGACCTTCGACGGCAAATCCTGTTCGGACAGCGGCCGGGCGATCAGCGACGTTCTCGGCGACCGGATACCCGGCCTGCAGCGCTACTGGACCGTCGCGGACTTCTCAGTTCCGGTTCCGGCGAACTGCGCGCCGGTGCTGCGGGAAAGTCCGGAGTGGTTCCGGCTGCTCGCCACCGCCGGTTACCTGGTGAACAACAACAACTTTCCGCACTATTTCCGGAAGCGCCCGGGGCAGTTCTACATCCAGACGTGGCACGGAACTCCGCTCAAGCGCATCGGCTCTGACACTCCGGTGACCGGCGCGACCGCTTCCTACCGAGCGCTCATCAAACGTGAAGCGGCTGCCTGGGACATGCTGCTCTCGCAGAGCGGATTCGCCGCGGATACCTTGGAGTCAGCCTTCGGGTACCGGGGGGAGCCGGCTATTTTTGGATATCCCCGCAATGACGCCCTGGCAGCGGACACAGCAGCCGGACGCCGGGAGGAAAGCCGCAGGCTGCTGGGCATTGCCGAGGACTGCAAGGTTCTTCTCTACATGCCAACCTGGCGTGACAACGGGTCCGCAGCGGATCCTTACCTCGACTTCGACGCGGCCGCAGAGCAGCTGGGCCCGGGATACGTGCTGCTCTACCGCGGACACCATAAGATCGCAGGCCGGAGGAAGACCACCGGGCAGAACCGCTACATCGACGTGACCACTCATCCCGAGGTCAACGATCTCTATCTGGCGGCTGACCTCCTAGTGACCGACTATTCGTCGGCCATGTTCGATTTCGGTGTAACCGCAAAACCGATGTACTTCCTGACCCCGGACCTGGCCCGCTACCGCGATTCCGAACGCGGCTTCTATTTTGATTTTGAGGCGCAGGCTCCGGGCCCCATGGCAGCGTGTACGGACGAGTTGGTGGCGGCAGTTCTGGCGGAGGAAGCGAACGCGGAACCCTATGCCAGCCGCTACAGGGATTTCGTACGCCGGTACGCACCTCTGGACGACGGTGCTGCCGCAATTCGCGTGGTCGAAGCCGTCTGGAGCGGGCAACCAACCTGGTAG
- a CDS encoding CDP-glycerol glycerophosphotransferase family protein: MNRIAKRIASAGADLHPALKARIRRTVGRTRQPGGGLLSVVVPMYNVAPYLERCLTSLVNQSYTNLDILIVDDGSTDGSVAMAAKYARYDSRIRLIKLPHGGNGLARNTGIAAARGEFLTFADADDVVPGNAYALMMASLAETGSDFCVGSYGRIRGSKKTPVRQAERIHAKPRTRITVSDHRTVIDDVFLWNKVFRRQFWDRHVGAMPEGIRYEDQETTARAYLRAGAFDVLPAVVYWWRIREDGSSITQAKYLLEDLQDRLSVARDVTALFETEAPPAVREHWYRRLLGSDLIPYIEQVPDAAEDFWQLLRDGVRNLYAAGQQHLGSIDPQARVLLQLTADGRREDIRRAVVDRINNGTASPLIFDGGRIFAEPPLLRVLGGPVDRALLEVSPEDLDLVAALNPPVAVNDGGAAVHGYAYLRNVDLRRTAVSFTAGVPGPSGFQPLDLQRRTDPELDIISGDRNCSYAHSGFSLRLETPLPPKLILRAEVDGHRVERTVPLPAPEPARGGPAPRSSSGGPAVTAFAAVPDADVLELELAAAPATAGYALVTARFRIPASDITPLPDGGLRLRFPLAAPRWGRELPAPPSGSYTLRWRAGGGEAGPQDPAVSVAEGTARHFTGTLLPSARVRALRTAAGAMAVSIAAPLADTETGTFHQYRLRREVFGADAAPPALTPGIFFESFGGKSCTDSPRAISDYLAATGFDEPLYWSVADLSVAVPDYAVPLLQGSALWYEKLASTRRLVNNNNFPWYFRKAPGQFYLQTWHGTPLKKIGLDIPQRALSLSYRDLMAREAQWWDLLLAQNDFAAATLPAALGYTGEVLTAGYPRNDALHRPGTRNRVRGLLGIPADRKVLLYAPTWRDAVRDDAGRSDWVGFLDVAEAARLLGPGWTFLIRGHHNVAGQRRVEDHPAAIDVTDYPEVNDLYLASDALVTDYSSAMFDYAVLKQPILLLAPDMDEYKRSRGLYLDLAEVLPGAPRASNTAELTDALSRRLTGPDPGVADFAHRFASADLGTSSGAAAAALLTAAPQLNATGDHRG; encoded by the coding sequence GCACAGTGGGCCGCACCCGCCAGCCCGGCGGCGGACTGCTGAGCGTCGTGGTGCCCATGTACAACGTGGCGCCGTACCTGGAGCGCTGCCTCACCAGTCTGGTGAACCAGAGCTACACGAATCTGGACATCCTTATTGTTGACGACGGCTCCACCGATGGGTCAGTGGCGATGGCCGCCAAATACGCCCGGTACGATTCGCGGATCCGCCTCATCAAGCTGCCGCACGGCGGCAACGGGCTGGCACGGAATACCGGCATCGCCGCAGCCCGCGGCGAGTTCCTCACCTTCGCCGACGCCGACGACGTCGTACCCGGCAACGCCTACGCGCTGATGATGGCGTCGCTGGCCGAGACCGGATCCGACTTCTGTGTGGGCTCGTACGGCAGGATCCGGGGGAGCAAAAAGACTCCGGTCCGCCAGGCGGAGCGCATCCATGCGAAGCCGCGCACCCGGATCACCGTATCCGATCATCGGACCGTCATCGACGACGTGTTCCTGTGGAACAAGGTCTTCCGCCGGCAGTTCTGGGACCGGCACGTGGGCGCCATGCCGGAGGGCATCCGCTACGAGGACCAGGAAACCACCGCCCGGGCCTACCTGCGGGCCGGAGCCTTCGACGTGCTGCCGGCAGTGGTCTATTGGTGGCGGATCCGCGAAGACGGCTCCTCGATCACCCAGGCGAAATACCTGCTCGAGGACCTGCAGGACCGGCTGTCCGTGGCCCGCGATGTCACGGCACTCTTTGAAACCGAAGCGCCGCCGGCGGTCCGGGAGCACTGGTACCGGCGGCTGCTGGGATCGGATCTGATCCCCTACATCGAGCAGGTGCCGGACGCCGCCGAAGACTTCTGGCAGCTGCTTCGCGACGGGGTCCGGAATCTCTACGCCGCCGGACAGCAGCACCTTGGATCCATTGACCCGCAGGCGCGCGTCCTGCTGCAGCTGACCGCCGACGGCCGGCGGGAGGACATCCGGCGTGCCGTGGTGGACCGGATCAACAACGGCACGGCCAGCCCGCTCATCTTCGACGGCGGCCGCATCTTCGCCGAACCGCCCCTGCTCCGCGTCCTCGGCGGCCCCGTGGACCGCGCGCTCCTGGAAGTTTCCCCGGAGGACCTGGACTTGGTGGCCGCGCTGAATCCGCCGGTCGCGGTGAACGACGGTGGCGCCGCCGTTCACGGATACGCCTACCTGCGCAACGTCGACCTGCGCCGCACCGCGGTGAGCTTCACCGCCGGCGTTCCCGGGCCGTCCGGATTCCAGCCGCTGGACCTTCAGCGCCGGACCGATCCGGAACTCGACATCATCTCCGGTGACCGGAACTGCAGCTACGCCCACTCCGGGTTCAGCCTCCGCCTCGAAACGCCGCTGCCGCCCAAGCTAATCCTGCGCGCGGAGGTGGACGGCCACCGCGTGGAACGCACGGTTCCCCTGCCCGCACCCGAACCTGCCCGCGGCGGCCCGGCACCCCGCTCCTCGTCCGGCGGACCGGCCGTCACGGCGTTCGCGGCCGTGCCGGATGCCGATGTCCTGGAGCTGGAACTGGCTGCTGCCCCGGCGACAGCGGGCTACGCCCTGGTCACCGCACGCTTCCGCATCCCTGCCAGCGACATCACCCCGCTGCCCGACGGCGGGCTCCGGCTGCGGTTCCCGCTGGCCGCCCCGCGGTGGGGGAGGGAACTGCCGGCGCCGCCGTCGGGCTCCTACACCCTGCGCTGGCGCGCCGGCGGCGGAGAGGCCGGGCCGCAGGACCCGGCCGTTTCCGTGGCCGAAGGTACGGCTCGGCACTTCACCGGCACCCTGCTGCCCTCGGCGCGCGTGCGTGCACTGCGGACGGCCGCCGGTGCCATGGCCGTCAGCATCGCGGCCCCGCTGGCCGACACCGAGACCGGCACCTTCCACCAGTACCGGCTGCGACGCGAGGTGTTCGGCGCCGATGCAGCGCCTCCGGCGCTCACCCCCGGCATCTTCTTTGAGAGTTTCGGCGGGAAGAGCTGCACCGACAGTCCCCGGGCCATCTCCGACTACCTTGCCGCCACCGGTTTCGACGAACCGCTGTACTGGTCGGTGGCGGACCTCTCCGTGGCCGTGCCGGACTATGCGGTGCCGCTGCTGCAGGGGTCTGCGCTCTGGTACGAGAAACTCGCGTCCACCCGGCGGCTGGTCAACAACAACAATTTCCCCTGGTACTTCCGGAAAGCACCGGGCCAGTTCTACCTGCAGACCTGGCACGGAACGCCGCTGAAGAAGATCGGCCTGGACATACCGCAGCGGGCACTGTCCCTGTCCTACCGGGACCTAATGGCACGGGAGGCGCAATGGTGGGACCTGCTCCTGGCGCAGAATGACTTCGCCGCCGCCACGCTGCCGGCCGCCCTGGGCTACACCGGAGAGGTGCTCACCGCCGGGTATCCGCGCAACGATGCCCTGCACCGGCCCGGCACCCGCAACCGGGTCCGCGGCCTGCTCGGCATTCCGGCGGACCGGAAGGTGCTGCTGTACGCGCCCACCTGGCGCGACGCGGTGCGGGATGACGCCGGCCGCTCGGACTGGGTCGGGTTCCTGGACGTTGCCGAAGCTGCCCGGCTGCTGGGGCCGGGCTGGACCTTCCTAATCCGCGGCCATCACAATGTCGCCGGCCAGCGGCGAGTCGAGGACCATCCCGCCGCCATCGACGTGACGGACTATCCGGAGGTCAACGACCTGTATCTGGCTTCGGATGCCCTGGTGACTGACTATTCTTCGGCGATGTTCGACTACGCGGTGCTGAAGCAGCCAATCCTTCTGCTAGCGCCCGACATGGATGAGTACAAACGGTCGCGGGGGCTGTATCTGGACCTGGCCGAGGTCCTGCCCGGTGCGCCGAGGGCCTCGAACACCGCTGAGCTTACTGACGCGCTGAGTCGCCGGTTGACCGGACCCGACCCCGGGGTTGCCGACTTTGCGCACCGTTTTGCCTCCGCCGATCTGGGCACTTCGTCGGGGGCAGCGGCCGCTGCACTGCTGACCGCCGCTCCTCAACTAAACGCAACTGGAGACCACCGTGGCTAA
- a CDS encoding glycosyltransferase, producing MAKGQFSLVVALYNVADYVPTFLKSLEIQSYPVNDLDIVVIDDGSTDESARLVAQWAERRPNVRLVRKTNGGPGSARNAALDLVRNSWVTFCDPDDAFHPHYFERIADFLARDTKQSAQMLTGRLVQFNDSSLQTSQGHLLNRKFRSGDLLVDLDLNPEYIHMHGPTTFLRREVLEAHHLRFDERIRPKFEDANLIGRYLAVVGRPVVGLVASASYYYRRQRQGGTSLVQGAWSDPRAYSDLPEHGWLGMLQAVRESAGRVPHWAQYMVLYDLVWFYIDDKRMHSDTGSATPEQQATMHRLLEHIIALIDQDVIDTFSVVSQGWLFHNILRSHYKGLRDADPMVVEGTTDPTQQVTTYHYLYQDGLPQEEFVVHGAPQAPVSAKVMEHRVLGRVLIRERILVLPSGEETRILINGVAATITTDRGVPLQAGRKPLPASYLQLASGQATHRSASTSAAGSATRQLARARASFTVRRVLTGSSRSRTAAAAAQRILLRQLTAAKAKQRAAADRALIRQAHTEQVRARYQDAWLLMDRIDRADDNAEHLYRYLMKHRPGINAFFVIEEDCPDWHRLQAEGFRLVPYGSDESVLLVLNAAYKLSSHANWNVEFPVSRERFGDGEAKFVYLQHGVIKDDMSRWINGKNIAVMVTTTQGEHESIAGDNSVYRLSGHEAKLVGLPRYDALRAAALAAPVEERRNILIAPTWRQYVKKVIEVCETPAEAAVAFEATDFGANWMALLRSAELKELSVNSGLSVVFMPHPEFEFVVPYLDLPEYVQPARYRDVSVQEELTKAHTMITDHSSIAFDAAYSGSNVIYMQFDGDEIFRGKHVYRKGYFDYELHGFGPVTPDGDGALQELKRIVAGGSVREQLYEERVRGTFPFWDSRSCERITVAVENLGRPWNQQYSLEALPDETGHTK from the coding sequence GTGGCTAAGGGCCAATTTTCCCTCGTAGTGGCGCTGTACAACGTGGCTGACTACGTGCCGACGTTCCTGAAGTCCCTCGAGATCCAAAGCTATCCGGTGAACGACCTGGACATCGTTGTCATCGATGACGGGTCCACTGACGAGTCGGCACGGCTGGTTGCGCAATGGGCAGAACGGCGACCCAACGTCCGGCTGGTCCGCAAAACCAACGGCGGCCCCGGCTCCGCCCGCAACGCCGCGCTGGATCTGGTCCGAAACTCTTGGGTAACGTTCTGCGACCCCGACGACGCTTTCCACCCGCACTATTTCGAGCGGATTGCAGACTTTTTAGCCCGCGACACGAAGCAGTCGGCGCAGATGCTCACGGGGCGGCTCGTCCAGTTCAATGACTCATCGCTGCAGACATCGCAGGGCCACCTGCTGAACCGGAAGTTCCGAAGCGGTGACCTGCTGGTGGACCTTGACCTGAACCCGGAATACATCCACATGCACGGGCCCACAACCTTCCTCCGCAGGGAAGTCCTGGAAGCCCATCATCTGCGCTTCGACGAACGGATCCGCCCCAAGTTCGAGGACGCGAACCTCATCGGCCGCTATCTGGCAGTGGTGGGCCGTCCGGTTGTCGGGCTGGTGGCATCGGCCAGCTACTATTACCGTCGGCAGCGCCAGGGTGGCACGTCGCTGGTGCAGGGGGCGTGGAGCGATCCCCGAGCCTACAGCGACCTGCCCGAACACGGCTGGCTGGGAATGCTGCAGGCGGTGCGCGAAAGCGCCGGCCGGGTTCCGCACTGGGCCCAATACATGGTGCTCTACGATCTGGTTTGGTTCTACATCGACGACAAGCGGATGCACAGCGACACCGGCTCCGCCACACCGGAGCAGCAGGCCACCATGCACCGCCTGCTGGAGCACATCATCGCGCTGATCGACCAGGATGTCATCGACACCTTCAGCGTGGTCAGCCAGGGCTGGCTCTTCCACAACATTCTTCGCTCTCACTACAAGGGCCTCCGCGATGCTGACCCGATGGTCGTGGAAGGGACCACCGATCCGACGCAGCAGGTCACCACGTACCACTACCTTTACCAGGATGGTCTGCCGCAGGAAGAGTTCGTGGTGCACGGTGCCCCTCAGGCTCCGGTGTCAGCGAAGGTGATGGAGCACCGGGTGCTGGGCCGGGTTTTGATCCGTGAACGGATTCTTGTACTCCCGTCCGGTGAGGAAACCCGGATCCTGATCAATGGCGTGGCAGCGACCATTACGACCGACCGCGGAGTTCCGCTGCAGGCCGGCCGCAAGCCCCTGCCCGCTTCCTACCTGCAGCTGGCATCAGGACAGGCAACACATCGCAGCGCCTCTACGTCAGCGGCCGGCAGTGCTACCCGTCAGCTGGCCCGGGCCCGGGCGAGCTTCACCGTTCGGCGGGTGTTGACCGGGAGCTCGCGCTCCCGCACGGCAGCCGCGGCAGCCCAGCGGATCCTCCTCCGGCAGCTCACGGCCGCCAAAGCGAAACAGCGTGCAGCGGCAGACCGGGCCCTGATCCGGCAGGCGCACACGGAGCAGGTCCGCGCACGGTACCAAGACGCCTGGCTGCTCATGGACCGGATCGACCGTGCCGATGACAACGCCGAGCACCTTTACCGGTACCTCATGAAGCACCGGCCGGGCATCAACGCCTTTTTTGTGATCGAGGAGGACTGCCCGGACTGGCACCGGCTGCAGGCGGAAGGGTTCCGTCTGGTTCCCTACGGCTCGGACGAGTCGGTGCTCCTGGTCCTGAACGCTGCCTACAAGCTGTCGTCGCATGCCAACTGGAACGTCGAGTTCCCGGTGAGCCGCGAACGATTCGGCGACGGTGAGGCCAAGTTTGTCTACCTCCAGCACGGTGTCATCAAGGACGACATGTCCCGCTGGATCAACGGCAAGAACATCGCGGTGATGGTCACTACCACCCAGGGTGAACACGAATCCATCGCCGGAGACAACAGCGTGTACCGGCTTTCGGGCCACGAGGCCAAGCTCGTCGGGCTGCCCCGCTACGATGCCCTGCGCGCTGCCGCGCTCGCCGCTCCGGTGGAAGAACGCCGCAATATCCTGATCGCACCGACCTGGCGTCAATACGTGAAAAAGGTCATCGAAGTCTGTGAAACGCCCGCAGAGGCGGCGGTGGCTTTCGAAGCGACCGACTTCGGCGCTAACTGGATGGCGTTGCTGCGCTCAGCGGAGCTGAAGGAGCTGAGCGTCAACTCCGGGCTGAGCGTGGTCTTCATGCCCCACCCGGAGTTTGAGTTCGTGGTGCCGTACCTGGATCTGCCGGAATATGTGCAGCCCGCCAGGTACCGCGATGTCAGTGTGCAGGAAGAACTGACCAAGGCTCACACGATGATCACCGATCATTCCTCCATCGCCTTCGACGCCGCCTACTCTGGCAGCAACGTCATTTACATGCAGTTTGACGGCGACGAGATCTTCCGAGGCAAGCATGTGTACCGCAAGGGATACTTCGACTACGAGCTGCACGGTTTCGGCCCCGTGACGCCGGATGGGGACGGCGCGTTGCAGGAACTGAAAAGGATTGTGGCCGGTGGCTCGGTCCGTGAGCAGCTGTACGAGGAGCGGGTGCGGGGGACGTTCCCGTTCTGGGATTCGCGGTCCTGTGAGCGGATTACTGTGGCCGTGGAGAATCTGGGGCGCCCGTGGAACCAGCAGTATTCCCTCGAAGCGCTGCCGGACGAAACTGGTCACACCAAGTGA